The following proteins are encoded in a genomic region of Aliiroseovarius sp. F47248L:
- a CDS encoding cupin, producing MKYVKLYADEAGESHWSDIDITLAPRSFAPPAQDIEVSDPEPARQMMFLRLRAGWNEPIHPTPVRQKLICLAGSIKVTASNGETRDIAKGDVWHMEDKHGKGHHTMVTSDVDFEAVIVQHE from the coding sequence GTCAAACTTTATGCAGATGAGGCGGGCGAAAGTCATTGGAGCGATATCGACATCACGCTTGCGCCGCGCAGCTTTGCACCACCGGCGCAAGACATCGAGGTCTCAGACCCCGAACCTGCACGCCAGATGATGTTTCTGCGCCTGCGCGCGGGATGGAACGAACCAATCCATCCCACCCCGGTGCGCCAAAAACTGATCTGTCTGGCGGGCAGCATCAAAGTCACCGCAAGCAACGGAGAAACCCGCGATATCGCCAAAGGCGACGTGTGGCATATGGAAGACAAGCATGGCAAAGGCCATCACACGATGGTCACGAGCGATGTCGATTTCGAAGCCGTGATTGTTCAGCACGAATAG
- a CDS encoding SOS response-associated peptidase, protein MCGRLIAGNMTQTQMLAIIEGFIYPTRSVVIDTDAPPAETGFNIKPTQQVNILFPQGRTLTASTARWWLVPSWFKDPAEEWKPTTFNAKIETAFEKPTFRQAWSSGRCLVPATGYYEWSGPKNKRMPNYIRLAQNHPVMLFAGLHTQLSDGRRTCTLLTRPALPDIESLHPRMPVILTSEEAQAWLEKTATDDDVRDTFGTGWQGRFLVDPVAKFGLRDDGPELIEPIDGAGFDFGPAM, encoded by the coding sequence ATGTGTGGACGACTTATCGCTGGCAACATGACGCAGACCCAGATGCTGGCCATCATCGAGGGCTTTATCTATCCGACCCGTTCTGTGGTGATCGACACCGATGCTCCACCTGCTGAAACCGGGTTCAATATCAAACCAACCCAGCAAGTGAACATCCTGTTTCCACAGGGAAGAACGCTGACGGCATCGACAGCGCGATGGTGGTTGGTCCCCAGTTGGTTCAAGGACCCGGCGGAAGAATGGAAACCCACCACGTTCAATGCAAAAATCGAAACCGCGTTTGAAAAACCGACCTTCCGGCAGGCCTGGTCATCCGGGCGCTGCCTGGTTCCGGCGACCGGGTATTACGAATGGAGCGGACCGAAAAACAAGCGCATGCCAAACTACATTCGTCTGGCCCAAAATCATCCGGTGATGCTGTTCGCCGGGCTGCATACGCAGTTGTCAGATGGACGCCGCACCTGCACGCTGCTGACCCGTCCGGCTTTGCCGGACATCGAGTCGCTGCACCCACGTATGCCGGTCATTCTGACGTCCGAGGAAGCGCAGGCCTGGCTTGAAAAGACCGCAACCGATGACGACGTTCGCGATACTTTCGGCACCGGGTGGCAGGGCCGATTTCTTGTCGATCCGGTTGCGAAATTTGGTCTGAGGGATGATGGACCCGAGTTGATCGAACCAATTGACGGTGCTGGGTTCGACTTTGGTCCCGCAATGTGA
- a CDS encoding TRIC cation channel family protein: protein MESLSFLFVPLSLLATAVMAASAAIQAHRVHMDLFGATVLAIATSMGGGTLRDLFLGLTPVFWITDTRYLAVAVPVALISFGLATRMSSGNGRRLKVLMQLDAIGLALFTLTGVQVALDAGISPILAIVIGCVTGTAGGMIRDLLCNMTPSLLKEDLYATLSLVGGAVYLALLTYLGETLAAGLGFATILLARLLVLRIKPPRDSL, encoded by the coding sequence ATGGAATCATTGTCTTTTCTGTTCGTCCCACTGTCGCTTCTGGCGACTGCAGTTATGGCGGCATCAGCCGCGATACAGGCACATCGGGTTCATATGGACCTTTTTGGCGCGACTGTTTTGGCGATTGCCACGTCGATGGGTGGCGGGACGTTGCGCGATCTGTTTCTTGGACTGACACCAGTGTTCTGGATCACCGACACCCGCTATCTTGCCGTTGCGGTGCCAGTTGCCCTGATCAGTTTCGGCCTTGCCACGCGTATGTCGTCAGGCAACGGCCGCAGGCTCAAGGTGCTAATGCAACTGGATGCCATAGGACTGGCGCTGTTCACCCTGACCGGCGTTCAGGTGGCGCTGGATGCGGGAATATCTCCGATCCTTGCGATCGTTATTGGCTGCGTCACCGGAACGGCGGGCGGTATGATCCGTGATCTTTTATGCAACATGACCCCCAGCCTGTTGAAAGAAGATCTTTATGCCACGCTGTCCCTTGTGGGCGGAGCGGTCTATCTGGCATTGCTGACCTATCTGGGCGAGACTTTAGCTGCGGGTCTTGGCTTTGCCACGATCCTGCTTGCACGCCTGCTTGTTTTGCGCATCAAACCACCGCGCGACAGCCTATGA
- a CDS encoding class I SAM-dependent methyltransferase, translated as MIQAAKFWDRIAAKYASAKIKDPEGYQFTLERTRSYLGPQDRVLEIGAGTATTALELAPAVGHITITDVSPEMIRIGKDKAEAQDVRNVDFHVVDAKLRGIDGPYDVILAHNVLHLVDDLPGTLARVHDLLAPGGVFISKTFCKPTQGGPWFYYAMRLALPMIQLIGKAPYVAIMSVEEFEAILTEHGFKIVESGNFPAKELRRYIVARR; from the coding sequence ATGATCCAAGCAGCGAAATTCTGGGACCGTATTGCCGCGAAATACGCCAGTGCCAAGATTAAGGATCCCGAAGGATATCAGTTCACGCTTGAGCGGACGCGCTCTTATCTCGGTCCGCAAGATAGAGTGCTCGAGATTGGGGCCGGAACAGCAACAACTGCCTTGGAACTGGCCCCTGCCGTTGGGCACATCACGATCACCGATGTCTCGCCCGAGATGATCCGGATCGGAAAGGACAAGGCTGAAGCACAAGACGTCCGCAATGTTGATTTTCATGTGGTGGACGCAAAACTTCGGGGAATCGACGGTCCCTATGACGTCATTCTTGCCCATAATGTGCTGCATTTGGTGGATGACTTGCCCGGCACTTTAGCGCGTGTGCACGACCTTCTGGCGCCTGGCGGTGTATTCATATCGAAAACGTTCTGCAAACCAACGCAGGGCGGGCCGTGGTTTTATTATGCCATGCGCCTTGCGCTGCCAATGATACAGTTGATCGGCAAAGCGCCTTATGTAGCGATTATGAGTGTCGAGGAGTTCGAGGCCATACTGACCGAACACGGGTTCAAGATCGTTGAAAGCGGAAATTTTCCAGCTAAGGAGCTACGGCGTTATATTGTCGCCCGTCGCTGA
- a CDS encoding translation initiation factor 3, with product MRNTIIAVGIVIVAAVGGYIWYNNNQTKMIAEEAAAEAAAEAEAAEQAAADAAAKAEAEAKAAADAAAEQAAAAEAAAKEAAENAADEAAAAADVAGEAVQDAADAAGEAVQDAAEAVGDTLNQAGEAVTDAVEGAIDSVTGTASDAAETATPEAGADAAAGGAAEATAETPADATPDALTKQGFDAAKVNEMIDNSSLGEAEKAGLKAAVEAAASNPALLEAAISQVKGALGM from the coding sequence ATGAGAAACACCATTATCGCCGTTGGAATTGTGATCGTTGCCGCTGTGGGTGGCTATATCTGGTACAACAACAACCAGACCAAAATGATTGCCGAAGAGGCCGCAGCCGAAGCGGCTGCAGAGGCAGAGGCTGCTGAACAAGCAGCCGCAGACGCTGCAGCAAAAGCTGAAGCAGAAGCGAAAGCTGCCGCCGATGCCGCTGCTGAACAAGCGGCTGCTGCCGAAGCCGCAGCAAAGGAAGCTGCTGAAAATGCAGCTGACGAAGCGGCTGCTGCTGCTGACGTCGCGGGCGAGGCTGTTCAAGACGCCGCCGATGCCGCAGGCGAAGCTGTACAAGATGCCGCTGAAGCTGTTGGCGACACGCTGAACCAAGCTGGTGAAGCCGTAACCGATGCCGTTGAAGGCGCAATCGATTCCGTCACCGGCACTGCCAGCGACGCTGCAGAGACCGCGACACCTGAAGCCGGTGCCGATGCCGCCGCCGGGGGTGCAGCAGAGGCAACCGCAGAAACGCCCGCTGACGCCACGCCCGACGCGTTGACCAAACAGGGTTTTGACGCCGCGAAGGTGAACGAGATGATTGACAACTCGTCGCTGGGTGAAGCCGAGAAGGCCGGTTTGAAAGCTGCCGTTGAAGCCGCTGCAAGCAACCCTGCGCTTCTGGAAGCTGCAATCAGTCAGGTTAAAGGTGCGCTAGGCATGTAA
- a CDS encoding XdhC family protein: protein MVYSIMGRLIRQAVRLRFAVETLWRAGDSPNSNIDFGSSTVTELSTIPQIALRWLHAGKRVAIATVAETWGSAPCPVGSQMVITEDGAIEGSVSGGCVEGAVVAEAHEVISARVPRLLTYGVADADAFSAGLACGGTIRILVEPVTNEECDKATMPAAILERIVRKQAARVSFAYQVNLSSWSRHLLVPNEAPKSMNTLETQVYGDQFTLLFCPPPRLIIVGAVHIAQVLAPMAVALGYEPVITDPRSSFATAVRFPGLRVICEDTDDALAQIGVDAQTAIVTLGHDPKIDDPAILIGLEKGAIYIGCLGSRRTHAARLDRLRAKGLKEEALARLHGPVGLDIGAKGPPEIAVSILSQLVAAHRGKL from the coding sequence ATGGTATACTCCATAATGGGCCGCCTGATCCGTCAGGCGGTCCGTTTACGTTTTGCGGTTGAAACCCTGTGGAGGGCCGGTGACAGTCCTAATTCGAATATAGATTTTGGATCATCCACTGTGACAGAGCTCAGCACAATCCCGCAGATCGCTTTGCGATGGCTGCACGCGGGCAAGCGCGTGGCAATAGCGACAGTTGCCGAGACATGGGGCAGTGCGCCGTGTCCTGTGGGCAGCCAGATGGTCATCACCGAAGATGGGGCGATCGAAGGATCGGTCTCGGGCGGCTGTGTCGAAGGAGCGGTCGTGGCAGAAGCGCATGAGGTGATAAGTGCCCGCGTGCCGCGCCTGTTGACCTATGGTGTGGCAGATGCGGATGCGTTCAGCGCCGGATTGGCTTGTGGCGGCACGATCCGAATTCTGGTCGAACCGGTCACAAATGAGGAATGTGATAAAGCGACCATGCCCGCTGCAATACTGGAACGGATTGTTCGAAAACAAGCCGCGCGTGTATCGTTTGCCTATCAAGTGAACTTGAGTTCCTGGTCGCGACACCTTTTGGTGCCGAATGAAGCCCCCAAGTCGATGAATACGTTGGAAACCCAGGTCTATGGTGATCAGTTCACGCTTCTGTTCTGTCCGCCACCACGGTTGATCATCGTTGGAGCCGTGCATATTGCGCAGGTACTGGCCCCGATGGCGGTTGCTTTAGGATATGAACCCGTCATCACTGATCCGCGCAGCAGTTTTGCAACGGCTGTTCGGTTTCCGGGTCTACGCGTGATTTGCGAGGATACCGACGATGCTTTGGCACAGATTGGGGTGGACGCTCAAACTGCCATTGTCACTTTAGGCCACGATCCCAAGATCGACGATCCCGCGATCCTAATCGGGCTGGAGAAGGGGGCCATCTATATCGGCTGCCTTGGTTCGCGTCGCACCCATGCCGCACGGCTGGACAGATTGCGTGCCAAGGGTCTGAAAGAAGAGGCATTGGCGCGTTTGCACGGCCCTGTAGGGCTCGACATCGGGGCTAAAGGACCGCCTGAAATTGCGGTGTCAATCCTGTCGCAATTGGTTGCTGCACATCGGGGTAAGCTGTAG
- the infC gene encoding translation initiation factor IF-3: MARRPHNAPPTRETGPRVNERIKATEIRLIGAEGENVGVVTPAQAMVMAEEAGLDLVEISPNAAPPVCKIMDFGKFKYEQQKRESEARKKQKTIEVKEVKFRPNTDTHDYDVKMRNVFKFLENGDKVKVTLRFRGREMAHQNLGRELLERVAEDTKDVGKVENMPKMEGRQMVMMIGPLSK; the protein is encoded by the coding sequence ATAGCCCGCAGACCTCACAACGCGCCGCCCACGCGCGAAACTGGCCCCCGCGTAAACGAGCGCATCAAGGCCACCGAAATTCGACTAATTGGCGCCGAAGGCGAAAACGTGGGTGTTGTCACGCCTGCGCAAGCCATGGTGATGGCAGAAGAAGCCGGGCTTGACCTGGTTGAAATATCGCCCAATGCAGCGCCGCCCGTCTGTAAGATCATGGATTTCGGCAAGTTCAAATATGAACAGCAGAAACGGGAAAGCGAAGCCCGTAAGAAGCAGAAAACCATCGAGGTGAAAGAGGTCAAGTTCCGCCCTAACACGGACACGCATGACTATGACGTCAAGATGCGCAACGTGTTCAAGTTTCTGGAAAATGGCGACAAGGTCAAAGTGACCCTGCGGTTCCGGGGGCGTGAAATGGCGCACCAAAATCTTGGTCGCGAGCTGCTTGAGCGGGTCGCAGAAGACACCAAGGACGTCGGCAAGGTCGAAAACATGCCGAAGATGGAAGGCCGCCAGATGGTTATGATGATTGGTCCGTTGTCCAAATAA
- a CDS encoding LysR family transcriptional regulator, which translates to MNWDAISFDWNQIRAFMATADEGSLSAAARVLGQTQPTIGRQVSGLEETLGIALFERIGRGLVLTPSGRAVLEHVHKMADAAVKISLVAAGQTQAVEGTVRITASDVFAAYILPPMLQHLRDVAPMLEVDIVAANDIRDIQRREADIAIRHVRPSQPELYARLVDEAEAHLYAATSYLKRRGRPKSKADLAKHDFVNFGSTDEMIRYLTPLGIPVTDQNFHIGSNSGVVAWEYVQRGLGIAFMSSNVGDTTQGVERILPDMAPVIFPVWLITHRDLHTSPRIRLIFDTLATFLSRSTNK; encoded by the coding sequence ATGAATTGGGATGCGATCTCGTTTGACTGGAACCAAATCCGGGCTTTTATGGCCACAGCGGATGAAGGTTCACTGTCGGCTGCTGCCCGCGTGCTGGGCCAAACCCAACCCACGATAGGTCGGCAAGTCTCAGGGTTAGAGGAGACGCTGGGCATTGCCCTATTCGAACGCATCGGGCGCGGGTTGGTTTTGACCCCATCAGGGCGTGCGGTTTTGGAACATGTGCATAAGATGGCAGATGCTGCGGTCAAAATCTCGCTGGTCGCGGCAGGGCAAACGCAGGCTGTTGAAGGCACGGTCCGGATCACAGCGTCAGATGTGTTTGCCGCATATATCCTGCCACCCATGCTGCAACATCTGCGCGACGTCGCCCCAATGCTCGAGGTCGACATAGTCGCCGCCAACGATATTCGGGACATTCAGCGACGCGAAGCAGACATAGCGATCCGCCACGTTCGACCTTCCCAACCAGAACTCTATGCACGTCTGGTAGACGAAGCCGAAGCGCATCTTTATGCCGCCACATCCTATCTGAAACGGCGCGGCCGCCCAAAATCCAAAGCTGACCTTGCAAAACATGATTTCGTGAACTTCGGATCAACAGACGAAATGATCAGGTATCTTACCCCGCTTGGCATCCCAGTCACGGACCAGAACTTTCACATCGGGTCGAACAGCGGTGTCGTTGCATGGGAGTATGTGCAACGCGGGCTTGGCATAGCCTTCATGTCCTCCAATGTCGGGGACACAACGCAGGGGGTCGAACGGATTTTGCCCGATATGGCACCGGTCATCTTCCCGGTCTGGCTGATCACTCATCGTGACCTGCACACCAGCCCGCGGATTCGGCTGATTTTTGACACGCTGGCTACTTTTCTGTCGCGTTCAACCAACAAGTGA